From one Leifsonia soli genomic stretch:
- a CDS encoding DUF433 domain-containing protein, with the protein MQTQRTDELAYTTPLYSQAEAARIIQAPPTSFTRWAHGQRFKQRQQGRWGESAPLLTGVLAGRGLTVPFNALAEGYIIEAFRRAGLPMARIRPAIEVLRDEIGIDNALLSHRLMTDGAEILIRNGEGDLVVVRNHQGVFKEVVSEFLKSIQYENGYVSLIHLPTFEVVDVVVDPNRNSGHPTIERIGVRVEDVLSRVRAGEALSEVGEDYGLEPRELRSLIIQAA; encoded by the coding sequence ATGCAAACACAGCGGACGGACGAGCTGGCATACACGACGCCGCTCTACTCGCAGGCAGAAGCTGCCCGCATCATTCAGGCTCCGCCCACATCCTTCACCCGCTGGGCGCATGGGCAGCGATTCAAGCAACGCCAGCAAGGGCGATGGGGCGAGAGCGCGCCCCTTCTCACTGGCGTCCTTGCCGGTCGTGGTCTGACTGTCCCCTTCAATGCCCTTGCCGAGGGATACATAATCGAGGCATTCCGACGTGCCGGCCTCCCGATGGCCCGGATCCGCCCAGCGATCGAAGTACTCCGAGATGAGATTGGCATCGACAATGCCCTCTTGAGCCACCGCCTCATGACTGACGGTGCTGAGATTCTGATTCGCAACGGGGAGGGAGACCTCGTCGTGGTGCGCAACCATCAAGGGGTCTTCAAAGAGGTCGTCAGTGAGTTCCTCAAGAGTATTCAGTACGAGAACGGGTACGTCAGTCTGATCCATCTGCCGACCTTTGAGGTGGTCGATGTCGTCGTCGACCCGAATCGCAATTCGGGCCACCCGACCATCGAACGGATCGGCGTGAGGGTCGAGGATGTGTTGAGTCGAGTGCGCGCAGGCGAAGCGCTTTCCGAGGTGGGAGAAGACTACGGGCTTGAACCTCGCGAGCTCCGCTCGCTGATCATTCAGGCTGCTTGA
- a CDS encoding LacI family DNA-binding transcriptional regulator encodes MSKRLAEVARKVGVSEATVSRVLNDKPGVSDATRQAVLTALDVLGYERPTKLRGERARLVGLVLPELQNPIFPAFAEIIGGALAQNGYTPVLCTQTAGGISEADYVELLLQQQVSGVVFVGGAYAQQDADHTHYGRLTDLHLPTVLVNAPVDSLRFATVSCDDTVATTQALTHLRSLGHERIGLLLGPRDHIPSRRKLAAARRIAAEAGEELDESLVVHSLYSLEAGQAAATRLLAAGVTAIVCASDPMALGAIRAVRRAGLSVPRDVSVVGYDDSALMNCTEPPLTTIRQPIEPMGRTVIELLLRQISSDSAIRDELFFEPELVVRGSTGPAPHAP; translated from the coding sequence ATGTCGAAACGACTCGCCGAAGTGGCGCGCAAGGTCGGTGTCAGCGAGGCTACCGTCAGCCGCGTCCTCAACGACAAGCCCGGAGTGTCGGATGCCACCCGCCAGGCGGTGCTGACCGCTCTGGATGTGCTGGGCTACGAGCGCCCGACCAAGCTGCGGGGCGAGCGCGCCCGGCTCGTGGGCCTCGTGCTTCCCGAACTGCAGAACCCGATCTTCCCCGCCTTCGCCGAGATCATCGGAGGGGCGCTGGCGCAGAACGGCTACACGCCGGTGCTCTGCACCCAGACGGCCGGCGGGATCTCGGAGGCGGACTACGTGGAGCTCCTGCTGCAGCAGCAGGTCTCCGGCGTCGTCTTCGTCGGCGGCGCTTATGCCCAGCAGGATGCGGACCACACCCACTACGGCCGGCTGACCGACCTGCATCTGCCGACCGTGCTCGTCAACGCGCCGGTCGACTCGCTGCGGTTCGCGACGGTGTCGTGCGACGACACGGTGGCGACGACGCAGGCGCTGACGCACCTGCGATCCCTGGGGCACGAGCGGATCGGTCTGCTGCTCGGCCCGCGCGACCACATCCCCTCGCGGCGCAAGCTCGCGGCGGCCCGCCGGATCGCGGCCGAGGCGGGTGAGGAGCTGGACGAGTCGCTCGTGGTCCACTCGCTGTACTCGCTGGAGGCGGGTCAGGCGGCGGCGACGCGGCTGCTCGCCGCGGGCGTGACGGCGATCGTGTGCGCGAGCGATCCCATGGCCCTCGGCGCGATCCGGGCCGTCCGGCGTGCGGGGCTGTCGGTGCCGAGGGACGTGTCGGTGGTCGGCTACGACGACTCCGCGCTGATGAACTGCACCGAGCCGCCGCTGACCACGATCCGCCAGCCGATCGAGCCGATGGGACGAACCGTGATCGAGCTCCTGCTCCGCCAGATCTCGAGCGATTCGGCCATCCGGGACGAGCTGTTCTTCGAGCCGGAGCTGGTGGTGCGGGGGTCCACGGGGCCCGCTCCGCACGCCCCCTGA
- a CDS encoding glycoside hydrolase family 13 protein has protein sequence MDGGTAAPGAPAAARVSASPEPATSGATSATGATPPSDDPQWWRSAVIYQIYPRSFADGNGDGVGDLAGVREHLPYLADLGVDALWFTPWYDSPLADGGYDVADYRRIHPAFGDLAEAEALIADALALGIRTIVDVVPNHVSDRHRWFQEALAAGPGSPERERFWFRPGRGDDGSQLPTSWPSNFSGDTWTRTINPDGTPGEWYLHLFSPQQPDLNWDHPDVRREHEDILQFWFDRGVAGVRIDSAALLVKDPALPELPEHPGAGEHPTQDRDELHEIYRGWRALADGYPGTRVLVGELWLPDIDRFALYLRPDELHTAFNFDFLARPWDAAELRASIDETLAAHAPVGAPSTWVLSNHDVTRAVTRYGREDSSFAFATKRKGTPTDLALGTRRARAAALLTAALPGSLYIYQGDELGLPEVEDLPDELREDPMHERSGGVDPGRDGCRVPLPWRGTRPPFGFSPDGASAEPWLPQPAGWAGLTVQAQQSDPASMLWLYRQALRIRRAEPGLGDRPLTWLDAADGVLAFARGSAFVNVTNLSAAPVDLPEHQAILLSSRPLVDGKLPPDSTAWLRTQHRPAGHLTT, from the coding sequence ATGGACGGCGGCACCGCCGCACCCGGCGCCCCGGCCGCCGCCCGGGTCTCCGCCTCTCCCGAGCCGGCGACCTCCGGTGCGACGTCCGCCACCGGAGCGACGCCTCCGTCCGACGACCCGCAGTGGTGGCGCAGCGCGGTCATCTACCAGATCTACCCCCGCAGCTTCGCCGACGGGAACGGCGACGGCGTCGGCGACCTCGCCGGCGTGCGCGAGCACCTGCCGTATCTCGCCGACCTCGGCGTCGACGCGCTGTGGTTCACGCCCTGGTACGACTCGCCGCTGGCGGACGGCGGGTACGACGTGGCGGACTACCGCCGCATCCACCCGGCCTTCGGCGATCTGGCGGAGGCGGAGGCGCTGATCGCCGACGCGCTCGCCCTGGGCATCCGCACCATCGTCGACGTCGTGCCCAACCACGTGTCCGACCGGCATCGCTGGTTCCAGGAGGCCCTGGCGGCAGGGCCCGGATCGCCGGAGCGCGAGCGCTTCTGGTTCCGGCCCGGCCGCGGCGACGACGGCTCGCAGCTCCCGACGTCCTGGCCGTCCAACTTCTCGGGCGACACCTGGACGCGCACGATCAACCCCGACGGGACGCCCGGCGAGTGGTACCTGCACCTGTTCAGCCCGCAGCAGCCGGACCTCAACTGGGACCACCCCGACGTGCGGAGGGAGCACGAGGACATCCTGCAGTTCTGGTTCGACCGTGGCGTCGCCGGCGTGCGCATCGACTCGGCCGCGCTGCTGGTGAAGGACCCGGCCCTGCCCGAACTGCCCGAGCATCCGGGCGCGGGGGAGCACCCCACCCAGGACCGCGATGAGCTCCACGAGATCTACCGCGGCTGGCGCGCCCTCGCGGACGGCTATCCCGGGACGCGCGTGCTGGTGGGCGAGCTCTGGCTGCCCGACATCGACCGGTTCGCGCTCTACCTGCGGCCGGACGAGCTGCACACCGCCTTCAACTTCGACTTCCTGGCGCGACCGTGGGATGCCGCCGAGCTGCGCGCCTCGATCGACGAGACGCTCGCGGCGCACGCCCCCGTCGGCGCCCCGAGCACCTGGGTGCTCTCGAACCACGACGTCACCCGTGCCGTGACGCGATACGGCCGCGAGGACTCGTCGTTCGCCTTCGCCACGAAGCGCAAGGGCACCCCGACCGACCTCGCCCTCGGGACGCGCCGCGCCCGCGCCGCAGCGCTCCTCACCGCGGCGCTGCCGGGCTCGCTGTACATCTACCAGGGCGACGAGCTGGGACTGCCGGAGGTCGAGGACCTCCCCGACGAGCTCCGCGAGGATCCGATGCACGAACGCTCCGGCGGCGTCGACCCGGGCCGGGACGGCTGCCGCGTGCCCCTGCCGTGGCGCGGAACGCGGCCGCCGTTCGGTTTCAGTCCCGACGGCGCCTCGGCCGAGCCGTGGCTTCCGCAGCCGGCCGGCTGGGCGGGCCTCACCGTGCAGGCGCAGCAGAGCGACCCGGCGTCGATGCTCTGGCTCTACCGGCAGGCGCTCCGGATCCGCCGCGCGGAGCCCGGACTCGGCGACAGGCCGCTGACCTGGCTCGACGCGGCCGACGGCGTCCTGGCGTTCGCCCGCGGCTCGGCGTTCGTGAACGTCACCAACCTCTCCGCTGCTCCGGTCGACCTTCCGGAGCACCAGGCGATCCTGCTCAGCAGCCGTCCGCTCGTCGACGGCAAGCTGCCACCCGACTCGACGGCCTGGCTGCGGACGCAGCACCGGCCGGCGGGGCACCTCACCACCTGA
- a CDS encoding extracellular solute-binding protein, with protein sequence MKSSLRIAAVAAVTIAGAGLLAGCSSSGGDSGDGKVHITVASLIPGSDKAAFKAFDDRVKEFEKANPTIDITSEEYQWTGPTFATQLAGGTLPDVFNVPFTDSQSLLQAGQLADITAEVKKLPYADKFNENVLAVAKSGDKIFGIPYGPYAMGLSYNREIFQKAGLDPDKPPTTWDEVRSAAKTISEKVPGVAGYMQMTQGNTGGWELTTTVYARGGRMETTDGGKTTVTTDNPVTKEALQWLHDLRWEDNSVGSNFLLDWSGINQAFGAGQIAMYPSGSDVLTSLVQQNAVDPKNYGLTMLPIDASNADAGVLAGGNVAAVSPKSSQAQKEAAVKWIDFYYMQKLLNQDQAVADAKVLVKSGQPVGVPTLPVFDKATYDQNMEWIKAEINVPQQNVAPFTDKIFDANLVPEPNKHTQELYGALDSVVQAVLTDKNADIDKLLSKVDSDIQKLVDADK encoded by the coding sequence ATGAAGTCATCACTCAGGATCGCGGCCGTTGCCGCGGTCACCATCGCCGGAGCGGGGCTCCTGGCCGGATGCTCGTCCTCCGGCGGCGACTCCGGCGACGGGAAGGTCCACATCACCGTCGCCAGCCTCATCCCCGGCAGCGACAAGGCCGCTTTCAAGGCGTTCGACGACCGGGTCAAGGAGTTCGAGAAGGCCAACCCGACGATCGACATCACATCGGAGGAGTACCAGTGGACGGGGCCGACGTTCGCGACGCAGCTCGCCGGCGGCACCCTCCCGGACGTCTTCAACGTGCCGTTCACCGACTCCCAGTCGCTGCTGCAGGCGGGTCAGCTCGCCGACATCACCGCCGAGGTGAAGAAGCTGCCGTACGCCGACAAGTTCAACGAGAACGTGCTCGCCGTGGCGAAGTCCGGCGACAAGATCTTCGGCATCCCGTACGGCCCCTACGCGATGGGTCTGTCGTACAACCGGGAGATCTTCCAGAAGGCCGGGCTCGACCCGGACAAGCCGCCGACGACCTGGGATGAGGTGCGCTCCGCGGCGAAGACCATCTCGGAGAAGGTGCCGGGCGTCGCCGGCTACATGCAGATGACGCAGGGCAACACCGGAGGCTGGGAGCTGACCACGACGGTGTACGCGCGCGGCGGCCGGATGGAGACCACGGACGGCGGCAAGACCACGGTCACGACCGACAACCCGGTCACCAAGGAGGCTCTGCAGTGGCTGCACGACCTCCGCTGGGAGGACAACTCGGTCGGGAGCAACTTCCTGCTCGACTGGAGCGGCATCAACCAGGCGTTCGGCGCCGGGCAGATCGCCATGTACCCGTCCGGCTCGGACGTGCTGACCTCGCTCGTGCAGCAGAACGCGGTCGACCCGAAGAACTACGGGCTGACCATGCTGCCGATCGACGCGTCGAACGCCGACGCCGGGGTGCTCGCGGGCGGCAACGTCGCGGCGGTCAGCCCGAAGTCGTCGCAGGCGCAGAAGGAGGCCGCGGTGAAGTGGATCGACTTCTACTACATGCAGAAGCTGCTCAACCAGGACCAGGCGGTCGCCGACGCGAAGGTGCTGGTGAAGTCCGGCCAGCCGGTCGGGGTCCCGACGCTGCCCGTGTTCGACAAGGCCACCTACGACCAGAACATGGAGTGGATCAAGGCCGAGATCAACGTGCCGCAGCAGAATGTGGCTCCGTTCACCGACAAGATCTTCGACGCGAACCTGGTACCGGAGCCCAACAAGCACACGCAGGAGCTGTACGGCGCCCTCGACTCGGTCGTCCAGGCCGTGCTGACGGACAAGAACGCGGACATCGACAAGCTGCTCAGCAAGGTGGACAGCGACATCCAGAAGCTCGTCGACGCCGACAAGTGA
- a CDS encoding sugar ABC transporter permease, which yields MTTHDRQLSRPRRTPVTWVRGGGLSSLLFLLPMLVIFGIFSWWPIVRSVVMSFQHTNLVSAPTWVGWDNFVQVVNDPLFWTAVGNTAWFAFLALLLGYPIPLIAAVLMSEVKRAKGLYSALAYLPVVVPPVVAVLLWKFFYDARPDGVFNTILGWVGIPPQPWIQSATQAMPSLVVEATWAAAGGTIIIYLAAITGVAPELYDAAEVDGAGIWRKIWHVTLPQLRSVLLITLILQIIGTAQVFLEPFLFTGGGPVDSTVTILLLIYRYAFQNSLGGDYGAATALSLMLAAFLAVLSLVYFRLTKSWSQN from the coding sequence GTGACTACGCACGATCGACAGCTGAGCCGTCCCCGCCGCACGCCCGTGACCTGGGTGCGCGGCGGGGGCCTCAGCTCGCTGCTCTTCCTGCTGCCGATGCTCGTGATCTTCGGCATCTTCTCCTGGTGGCCCATCGTGCGGAGCGTCGTGATGAGCTTCCAGCACACGAACCTGGTCAGCGCGCCCACCTGGGTCGGCTGGGACAACTTCGTGCAGGTGGTGAACGATCCGCTGTTCTGGACCGCTGTCGGCAACACCGCGTGGTTCGCCTTCCTCGCGCTCCTGCTCGGCTATCCGATCCCGCTGATCGCGGCGGTGCTGATGAGCGAGGTGAAGCGGGCGAAGGGGCTCTACAGCGCACTCGCCTACCTGCCGGTGGTCGTGCCGCCGGTGGTGGCGGTGCTGCTCTGGAAGTTCTTCTACGACGCCCGCCCGGACGGCGTGTTCAACACCATCCTCGGCTGGGTCGGCATCCCGCCGCAGCCGTGGATCCAGTCGGCAACGCAGGCGATGCCGTCGCTCGTCGTGGAGGCGACCTGGGCGGCCGCCGGAGGGACGATCATCATCTACCTCGCCGCGATCACCGGCGTGGCGCCCGAGCTGTACGACGCGGCGGAGGTCGACGGCGCGGGCATCTGGCGCAAGATCTGGCACGTCACGCTTCCGCAGCTGCGCAGCGTCCTGCTGATCACGCTCATCCTGCAGATCATCGGCACGGCGCAGGTGTTCCTGGAGCCGTTCCTCTTCACCGGGGGAGGCCCGGTCGACTCGACCGTCACCATCCTGCTGCTCATCTACCGGTACGCGTTCCAGAACTCGCTCGGCGGCGACTACGGCGCCGCCACCGCGCTCAGCCTGATGCTCGCGGCGTTCCTCGCCGTCCTGTCGCTCGTGTACTTCCGCCTCACCAAGTCCTGGAGCCAGAATTGA
- a CDS encoding carbohydrate ABC transporter permease, translated as MTTSTELPREAAADAQELLVSAPQERAGRPRRPRGGREDAGDRGILSLSDRRKPGVRWSARVIHGALLVVLVVVGLGPLLWLAKSAITPTEDTLRTPMALFPNGVDWANLSTAWSTVHIDVQFMNTIWVAAGSWAAQIIVATTAGYALSVLRPKYGRVLYGLILTTLFVPSVVLLVPLYLTILNPPLLGQSLINTFWAVWLPAGASAFNVVLVKRFFDNLPREIFEAARADGAGPFRLFWSIVLPMSKPILGVVSVFAIIAAWKDYLWPLLVLRDPAIQPLSVRLPTLQAAIQLDVYLAALAISTLIPIALFLVFQGLFLRSAGLGGAVKG; from the coding sequence TTGACGACCTCGACCGAACTGCCGCGCGAGGCCGCGGCCGACGCGCAGGAACTCCTCGTGTCTGCTCCCCAGGAGCGGGCGGGACGTCCGCGGCGACCTCGTGGCGGACGGGAGGACGCGGGCGACCGCGGCATCCTCTCCCTCTCGGATCGGCGCAAGCCGGGCGTGCGGTGGAGCGCGCGCGTCATCCACGGCGCGCTGCTCGTCGTGCTCGTGGTCGTCGGCCTCGGTCCGCTGCTCTGGCTGGCGAAGTCGGCGATCACCCCGACGGAGGACACCCTCCGGACGCCGATGGCGCTGTTCCCGAACGGCGTGGACTGGGCCAACCTGTCGACCGCCTGGTCGACCGTCCACATCGACGTGCAGTTCATGAACACGATCTGGGTCGCCGCCGGGTCCTGGGCCGCACAGATCATCGTGGCGACGACCGCCGGGTACGCGCTGAGCGTGCTGCGGCCGAAGTACGGCCGGGTGCTCTACGGCCTGATCCTGACGACGCTGTTCGTCCCGTCGGTGGTGCTGCTCGTTCCGCTGTACCTCACCATCCTGAACCCGCCGCTGCTCGGGCAGTCGCTCATCAACACGTTCTGGGCGGTGTGGCTGCCGGCCGGCGCCAGCGCCTTCAACGTCGTGCTGGTCAAGCGGTTCTTCGACAACCTCCCGCGCGAGATCTTCGAGGCGGCGCGGGCGGACGGCGCCGGGCCGTTCCGCCTGTTCTGGTCGATCGTGCTTCCGATGTCGAAGCCCATCCTCGGCGTCGTCTCGGTGTTCGCGATCATCGCCGCGTGGAAGGACTACCTGTGGCCGCTGCTCGTGCTGCGCGACCCGGCCATCCAGCCCCTGTCGGTGCGGCTGCCCACGCTGCAGGCGGCGATCCAGCTGGATGTGTACCTCGCCGCGCTGGCGATCTCGACGCTCATCCCGATCGCCCTGTTCCTGGTGTTCCAGGGGCTGTTCCTGCGGAGCGCCGGGCTCGGCGGGGCCGTGAAGGGCTGA
- a CDS encoding glycoside hydrolase family 3 N-terminal domain-containing protein, with protein sequence MRADRRRMPAALAGVISATLLAGVLSGCAGPAPARTTAGATAGTHTAAASPSPSPAATGDPVEAYARQRLANLTLRQKAASLFMLHLPGTDPAALRGYVDRYGVGGMILMGDNIPSTPAELAAQTAAMTASDPGLPPLIAVDEEGGDVTRLGWDDQPGADTLRDQDPAATRAAFARRATLLKQAGISVNFGTVADVTADPNSFIADRVLGTEPGGASARVAASVAGERGTVLSTLKHFPGHGESEADSHHAVPATAVGKDEWSARDAPPFRAGISAGAELVMFGHLAYTQVDAAPASLSAAWHRILTDDLGFRGASITDDLRMLQDTGLPQYQDAGANAVQAIAAGNTMVLDVLPAGSDPDALIDAVVAAVQQGRIPLAQLDAAALKLLELRRSVATEE encoded by the coding sequence ATGCGCGCAGACCGACGCCGGATGCCCGCGGCTCTCGCCGGGGTGATCTCGGCGACGCTCCTCGCCGGGGTGCTGAGCGGATGCGCGGGCCCGGCCCCGGCGCGCACGACGGCGGGGGCGACGGCGGGGACGCACACCGCCGCCGCATCCCCGAGCCCGTCGCCTGCGGCGACCGGCGACCCGGTGGAGGCGTACGCCCGCCAGCGTCTCGCCAACCTCACCCTGCGGCAGAAGGCCGCGAGCCTCTTCATGCTGCACCTGCCGGGAACCGACCCGGCGGCGCTCCGCGGATACGTCGACCGGTACGGCGTCGGCGGCATGATCCTGATGGGCGACAACATCCCGTCGACCCCCGCCGAGCTGGCCGCGCAGACGGCCGCCATGACGGCGTCCGACCCCGGCCTGCCTCCGCTCATCGCCGTGGACGAGGAGGGCGGCGACGTCACCCGGCTCGGCTGGGACGACCAGCCCGGCGCCGACACCCTGCGCGATCAGGACCCGGCCGCGACGCGCGCTGCCTTCGCCCGCCGTGCGACCCTCCTGAAGCAGGCCGGGATCTCGGTGAACTTCGGCACCGTGGCCGACGTCACGGCCGACCCGAACTCGTTCATCGCCGACCGGGTGCTCGGCACGGAGCCCGGCGGAGCCTCCGCTCGGGTCGCGGCCTCGGTGGCGGGGGAGCGCGGGACGGTGCTGAGCACCCTCAAGCACTTCCCCGGGCACGGCGAGAGCGAAGCGGACTCGCACCATGCGGTGCCCGCGACCGCGGTCGGCAAGGACGAGTGGTCGGCGCGCGACGCGCCTCCGTTCCGGGCCGGCATCTCCGCCGGCGCCGAGTTGGTCATGTTCGGGCACCTGGCCTACACGCAGGTGGATGCGGCGCCCGCCTCGCTCTCCGCCGCCTGGCACCGCATCCTGACCGACGACCTGGGCTTCCGCGGCGCGAGCATCACCGACGACCTGCGGATGCTGCAGGACACCGGGCTGCCGCAGTACCAGGACGCGGGGGCGAACGCGGTGCAGGCGATCGCGGCGGGCAACACGATGGTGCTCGACGTGCTGCCGGCCGGAAGCGATCCGGATGCGCTGATCGACGCGGTGGTCGCGGCCGTGCAGCAGGGCCGCATCCCGCTCGCCCAGCTCGACGCGGCCGCGCTGAAGCTGCTGGAGCTCCGCCGGTCGGTCGCCACCGAAGAGTGA
- a CDS encoding YceI family protein, which yields MTIEIPGYKAGTWTIDPAHSEVGFSIRHLMISKVKGVFENFDATFVTAENPLESKVTAKADVASINTKDKNRDAHLRTGDFFLAEEHPTIDFVSTGVRHENGEFLVDGDLTIKGVTKPVTFEFDFGGFGQDPYGNYKAGATAKTKINREDFGLTYNAALETGGMLLGDEVTITLELQAVLAS from the coding sequence GTGACCATCGAGATCCCCGGCTACAAGGCAGGCACCTGGACCATCGACCCCGCGCACAGCGAGGTCGGCTTCAGCATCCGTCACCTGATGATCAGCAAGGTGAAGGGCGTCTTCGAGAACTTCGACGCCACCTTCGTGACCGCCGAGAACCCGCTCGAGTCGAAGGTCACCGCGAAGGCCGACGTCGCGTCCATCAACACCAAGGACAAGAACCGCGACGCCCACCTCCGCACCGGCGACTTCTTCCTCGCCGAGGAGCACCCGACCATCGACTTCGTCTCGACCGGCGTGCGTCACGAGAACGGCGAGTTCCTCGTCGACGGCGACCTGACGATCAAGGGCGTCACCAAGCCGGTCACCTTCGAGTTCGACTTCGGCGGCTTCGGCCAGGACCCGTACGGCAACTACAAGGCCGGCGCGACCGCGAAGACCAAGATCAACCGTGAGGACTTCGGCCTCACCTACAACGCTGCGCTCGAGACCGGCGGCATGCTGCTCGGCGACGAGGTCACCATCACCCTCGAGCTCCAGGCCGTCCTCGCCTCCTGA
- a CDS encoding NAD(P)/FAD-dependent oxidoreductase — MDYRTVGFWFDSIAAEEDGFRPRPGLDADADVDVAIVGAGLTGLWTAYYLQERDPSLRVLLLEKEVAGFGASGRNGGWCSSLFPWSASKLEKRYGRDAAVGMRQAMVDTVDEVGRVAEAEGIDIDFARGGTVTFARSKPQLAAARAEFEESERYGVDRVALWGTETVRSRFGVRDALAATYTPACARIHPAKLVRGLARVVERRGATIAEGTEVLSWDAGTVQVRSGGSARTVRAGTVVNATEGYGSQLPQVGRRILPLYSLMIATEPLPDATWERIGIEHGQTFTDFRNLIVYGQRTADNRFAFGGRGARYHLGSAIRPEYDRSARVRDHLIHTLHDLFPDSAGARITHHWGGPLGVPRDWHASVGYDRDAREAWAGGYVGDGLSTTNLAGRSLADLLTESRTDLTALPWVDHRSPRWEPEPLRFAGANAGLVAMESADLEESVTRRPSVVSRTLGPLIGH; from the coding sequence ATGGACTACCGCACGGTCGGCTTCTGGTTCGACTCCATCGCCGCCGAGGAGGACGGCTTCCGTCCGCGGCCCGGTCTCGACGCCGACGCCGACGTGGATGTGGCGATCGTCGGCGCGGGGCTCACCGGTCTCTGGACCGCCTACTACCTGCAGGAACGCGATCCATCGCTGCGCGTCCTGCTGCTGGAGAAGGAGGTCGCCGGCTTCGGCGCGTCCGGCCGCAACGGCGGCTGGTGCTCCTCGCTCTTCCCCTGGTCGGCCTCGAAGCTCGAGAAGAGGTACGGCCGGGATGCCGCGGTCGGGATGCGCCAGGCGATGGTCGACACGGTCGACGAGGTCGGCCGGGTCGCCGAGGCCGAGGGCATCGACATCGACTTCGCGCGGGGCGGGACGGTGACGTTCGCGCGGTCGAAGCCGCAGCTGGCGGCGGCTCGGGCCGAGTTCGAGGAGTCGGAGCGCTACGGCGTCGACCGCGTCGCGCTGTGGGGAACCGAGACCGTCCGGTCGCGCTTCGGCGTGCGGGATGCGCTGGCGGCGACGTACACGCCCGCGTGCGCGCGCATCCACCCCGCGAAGCTGGTGCGCGGACTCGCCCGGGTCGTCGAACGCCGCGGGGCGACCATCGCGGAGGGCACCGAGGTGCTCTCCTGGGACGCCGGGACCGTGCAGGTGCGCTCGGGCGGCTCAGCGCGCACGGTCCGGGCCGGGACCGTCGTCAACGCGACGGAAGGCTACGGCTCGCAGCTGCCGCAGGTCGGCAGGCGCATCCTGCCGCTCTACTCTTTGATGATCGCGACGGAGCCGCTGCCCGATGCCACGTGGGAGCGGATCGGCATCGAGCACGGCCAGACGTTCACCGACTTCCGCAACCTGATCGTCTACGGGCAGCGGACCGCCGACAACCGGTTCGCCTTCGGCGGTCGCGGGGCGCGGTACCACCTGGGGAGCGCCATCCGGCCGGAGTACGACCGTTCGGCGCGCGTGCGCGACCACCTCATCCACACGCTCCACGACCTCTTCCCCGACTCCGCGGGCGCGCGGATCACGCACCACTGGGGCGGGCCGCTCGGGGTGCCGCGGGACTGGCACGCGAGCGTCGGCTACGACCGGGATGCGCGCGAGGCGTGGGCGGGCGGGTACGTCGGCGACGGCCTGAGCACCACGAACCTGGCCGGCCGCTCTCTCGCGGACCTGCTCACGGAGTCGCGAACGGACCTGACGGCGCTGCCGTGGGTGGACCACCGGTCGCCGCGCTGGGAGCCGGAACCGCTCCGCTTCGCTGGCGCGAACGCCGGCCTCGTCGCCATGGAGTCCGCCGACCTGGAGGAGTCCGTCACGCGCCGCCCCTCCGTCGTCTCCCGCACCCTCGGCCCCCTCATCGGCCACTGA